From Streptomonospora salina, the proteins below share one genomic window:
- a CDS encoding alpha/beta hydrolase, which produces MPTMPGAEPYRRSGGGTGVLLCHGFTGSPRSMLPWARHLADAGLTVDVPLLPGHGTSWQEMAATTSAQWLAAVESALLRLRGLCDTVFVAGLSMGGCLALRLAQLYPESVRGAMVVNPSLAVENPLLPVARLLAPLVPATPSVGDDIKKPGVGEGSYDTVPTAAAATLPALWRVTKRDMATITAPVLAYRSPHDHVVGPRSLRILASRAVNARLRVHSLDNSYHVATLDYDASTIFDGSLAFVREHSTSGEGTKR; this is translated from the coding sequence ATGCCGACGATGCCGGGTGCCGAGCCCTACCGCCGATCCGGCGGTGGAACCGGCGTGCTGCTGTGCCACGGGTTCACCGGCTCGCCCCGCTCGATGCTGCCGTGGGCCCGGCACCTGGCCGACGCCGGTCTCACCGTCGACGTGCCGCTGCTGCCCGGACACGGCACCTCGTGGCAGGAGATGGCCGCGACCACGAGCGCGCAATGGCTGGCCGCGGTGGAGTCCGCGCTGCTGCGGCTGCGCGGGCTGTGCGACACCGTGTTCGTCGCCGGGCTGTCGATGGGCGGCTGCCTGGCGCTGCGCCTGGCCCAGCTGTACCCCGAGTCAGTCCGCGGCGCGATGGTGGTGAACCCGTCGCTGGCCGTGGAGAATCCGCTGCTGCCCGTCGCACGGCTGCTGGCGCCCCTAGTGCCCGCGACCCCGTCCGTGGGCGACGACATCAAGAAGCCCGGCGTCGGGGAAGGCTCCTACGACACGGTGCCGACCGCGGCCGCGGCGACACTCCCGGCGCTGTGGCGTGTCACGAAACGGGACATGGCGACCATCACAGCACCGGTTCTCGCCTACCGGAGCCCGCACGATCATGTCGTGGGGCCCCGGAGTCTGCGTATCCTCGCGAGTAGGGCGGTGAACGCGCGGCTGCGCGTCCACTCTCTGGACAACAGCTACCACGTGGCCACGTTGGACTACGACGCCTCCACCATCTTCGATGGCAGCCTCGCGTTCGTCCGCGAGCACAGCACAAGCGGGGAAGGGACGAAGCGATGA